The Halocalculus aciditolerans nucleotide sequence GAGTAGGCGGCGTTCGCCGTCGACGACGGCTTCGAGGTGCGCTCGGTATCGCGGAACCTTGATTATCGTTCCGGCGAATTTTACGAGTATGTACGACGAGGACGAGCTCGCGGCGATCCGCGAGAGTCGCGAGGCGTGGGAGGCTGAGTCGCTCGACCCGGTACTGGAGAAGCACGGCGAGCGGAAAGACCGATTCGCCACCGTCTCCAACGAGGAAGTCGACCGGCTGTACACGCCGGCGGACGTCGACGGCGTCGACTACGAGGACGACCTCGGATTCCCCGGCGAACACCCGTACACGCGCGGGGTCTACCCGACGGGGTACCGCGGGCGGACGTGGACGATGCGGCAGTTCGCCGGGTTCGGCACGGCCGAAGAGACGAACGACCGCTTCCACTACCTCATCGAGAACGGCCAGACGGGACTGTCGACGGCGTTCGACATGCCGACGCTGATGGGCCTCGATTCCGACGACCCGATGAGCCTCGGGGAGGTCGGGAAGGAGGGCGTCGCCGTGGACACGCTCCGCGACATGGAGATTCTCTTCGACGGCATCGACGTCGACGAAGTCAGCACGTCCTTCACCATCAATCCGAGCGCGCCCGTCATCTACGCGATGTACGTCGCGCTCGCCGACCAGCAGGGCGTCGACAGGGAGGAGCTCCGCGGGACGCTCCAGAACGACATGCTGAAGGAGTTCATCGCGCAGAAGGAGTGGGTGACGCCGCCCGAGTCGAGCCTCGACCTCGTCACGGACACGGTCGAATACTGCGCGCAGGAGACGCCGAAGTTCCACCCCATCAGCGTCTCGGGGTATCACATCCGGGAGGCGGGGTCGACGGCGGCCCAGGAGCTCGCGTTCACGCTCGCGGACGGGTTCGCGTACGTCGAGGACGGCATCGACCGCGGGATGGACGTCGACGAGTTCGCGCCCACGCTGAGCTTCTTCTTCAACTCCCACAACTCCATCTTCGAGGAGATCGCGAAGTTCCGCGCGGCGCGCCGCATCTACGCACGCGTGATGGAGGACTGGTACGCGGCGGAGTCGGAGGCGTCGAAGCAGTTGAAGTTCCACACGCAGACCGCCGGGCAGAGCCTCACCGCACAGCAGCCGCTGAACAACATCGTGCGCGTGACGCTGCAGGCGCTCGCGGCCGTGCTCGGCGGGACGCAGAGCCTGCACACGAACTCGTACGACGAGGCGCTCGCACTCCCGTCCGAGGACGCGGTGCGGGTCGCGCTCCGCACGCAGCAGATTATCGCGGAGGAGTCGGGCGCGGCGGACATCGTCGACCCGCTCGGCGGGAGTTTCGCCATCGAAGCCCTCACTGAGGAGATGGAGGCGCGGGTGATGGCGTACATCGAGGAGATTCGGGAGATGGGCGACGGCTCCGTGCGCGACGGCGTCCTCGCCGGCATCGAGGAGGGGTACTTCCACCGCGAGATTCAGGAGGCCGCCTACGAGTACCAGCGCCGCGTCGACGAGGACGAAGAGACGGTCGTCGGCGTGAACAGGTACGCGGTGGACGAGGACACGAGCCCGGACACGCTCCACGTGGACGAAGAGCGGGCGCGCGAGGTGCAGCTCGGCCGTCTCGCGGACGTGAAGGCGGAGCGCGACGACGACGCCGTGGCGGAGACGCTCGCCGCGCTCGCGGACGCGGTCGAGGCGGGCGAGAACGCGATGCCGTACATCGTCGACGCCGTGAAGGCGTACGCGACCATGGGTGAGATCATGAACGTGTTCGAATCCGAACACGGTAGCTATCAGGAGACCGCGTCGGTCGCTTAACGGCTTCCAGCGGGCGTTCTGGGTCGTTTCGCCCGGGTATTCGCTGCCGGGCTAACACTTATACTCGGGGTCTACGATGGTTGTTGATGTATGTCTGGTGACGACGTCGAACTTGAGGCACGACTCGAAGACCGGGACGTCTTCGAACCGCCGGCGGAGTTCGTCGAGCAGGCGAACGCCGGCGACCCCGAAATCTACGAGGAGTTCGAGGAGAACTGGCCGGAGTGCTGGGAGAACGCCGCCGACCTCCTCGACTGGGACTCCGGATACGACGAAGTCCTCGACGACTCGAACCCGCCGTTCTACGAGTGGTTCACCGACGGAAAGCTGAACGCCGCCTACAACTGCATCGACCGTCACGTAGAGGCCGGAGAGAAGAACCGCGTCGCCATCAAGTGGGAAGGCGAGCACGGTGACACGCGCACCTACACCTACCAGGACCTCTATCGAGAGGTGAACGAGTTCGCGGCGACGCTCCGAGACCTCGGCGTCGAGGAGGACGACGTCGTCACGCTCTACATGCCGATGGTTCCCGAGCTCCCAATCGCGATGCTGGCGTGCGCGCGGATCGGCGCGCCGCACTCCGTCGTCTTCGCCGGGTTCTCCGCGGACGCGCTCGCGACCCGCATGAACGCCGCGGACTCGGAGTTCCTCGTCACCGCGAACGGCTACTACCGCCGCGGCGACGCCCTCGACCACCTCGAGAAGACGAACGAGGGCCTCGACGGCGTCGACCACGGCGTCGAAGCGACCGTCGTCGTCGACCGCCTCGGCGACGACGACT carries:
- a CDS encoding acyl-CoA mutase large subunit family protein, which codes for MYDEDELAAIRESREAWEAESLDPVLEKHGERKDRFATVSNEEVDRLYTPADVDGVDYEDDLGFPGEHPYTRGVYPTGYRGRTWTMRQFAGFGTAEETNDRFHYLIENGQTGLSTAFDMPTLMGLDSDDPMSLGEVGKEGVAVDTLRDMEILFDGIDVDEVSTSFTINPSAPVIYAMYVALADQQGVDREELRGTLQNDMLKEFIAQKEWVTPPESSLDLVTDTVEYCAQETPKFHPISVSGYHIREAGSTAAQELAFTLADGFAYVEDGIDRGMDVDEFAPTLSFFFNSHNSIFEEIAKFRAARRIYARVMEDWYAAESEASKQLKFHTQTAGQSLTAQQPLNNIVRVTLQALAAVLGGTQSLHTNSYDEALALPSEDAVRVALRTQQIIAEESGAADIVDPLGGSFAIEALTEEMEARVMAYIEEIREMGDGSVRDGVLAGIEEGYFHREIQEAAYEYQRRVDEDEETVVGVNRYAVDEDTSPDTLHVDEERAREVQLGRLADVKAERDDDAVAETLAALADAVEAGENAMPYIVDAVKAYATMGEIMNVFESEHGSYQETASVA